From the genome of Fundulus heteroclitus isolate FHET01 chromosome 9, MU-UCD_Fhet_4.1, whole genome shotgun sequence, one region includes:
- the bcl6aa gene encoding LOW QUALITY PROTEIN: BCL6A transcription repressor a (The sequence of the model RefSeq protein was modified relative to this genomic sequence to represent the inferred CDS: deleted 1 base in 1 codon) has product MMPHTFQQKKAQQMLLLYQGVNGMRKEGDPMVWNHHKQGFQELDKMACAADSCIQFTRHASDVLLNLNRLRSRDILTDVTILVNRQQFRAHKTVLMACSGLFYSIFTDSHKCNLNAISLDPKVDPEGFAILLEFMYTSRLTLKESLIMSIMNTAIYLQMDHVVDTCHRFIKSSDPSAKLPRDEFLVSPLVLPQDVHAYRPHDVVDSLHSRLAPFRDGRPYGTNMFGGVSTPSNYHLYGQFPMPGFPFPLCKLTDTKNAFSDLSKSAIHHKHCPPHDGANGIRADYVRALSTGSSGIIHSTTFASREMGRDDEMRKEGHEGQPIGLSSRKRAFPVLTLEHQKDSSKEHASPADDDLIHQHYPLGISSVGRKSLMSSPQSPLKSDCQPNSPTESSSSKNASLSHVGGGQATQGTPDPKARNWKKYKFIVLNQSAKEDEAGLRDPGLRSPQRLGMQPYLHPGDSDSLDAQTTSKSSDHSEDLPVPQASRLNNIINSALEGSLRNGDGHPPHYLNRLGCSTCGSQSPQHSTVCPNNPRSRLSEDMAELHSEYSDSSCENGTFFCNECDSKFADDESLKQHMLQVHSDKPYKCDRCQAAFRYKGNLASHKTVHTGEKPYRCNICGAQFNRPANLKTHTRIHSGEKPYKCETCGARFVQVAHLRAHVLIHTGEKPYPCEICGTRFRHLQTLKSHLRIHTGEKPYHCEKCNLHFRHKSQLRLHLRQKHGAITNTKIQYRMSTAEMPTDLTKAC; this is encoded by the exons ATGATGCCCCAcaccttccagcagaaaaaAG CCCAGCAGATGCTCCTCCTGTACCAAGGAGTGAACGGGATGAGAAAAGAGGGCGACCCCATGGTCTGGAATCACCACAAACAAGGCTTCCAAG AACTTGATAAAATGGCTTGCGCAGCAGACAGCTGCATACAGTTTACGCGCCACGCCAGCGATGTCCTCCTCAACCTGAACCGGCTCCGCAGCAGAGACATCCTCACAGATGTTACCATCCTGGTCAACAGGCAGCAGTTTCGTGCACACAAGACTGTTCTCATGGCTTGCag TGGGCTGTTTTACTCTATCTTTACTGACTCCCACAAGTGCAACCTTAATGCCATCAGTCTGGACCCGAAGGTGGACCCTGAGGGCTTTGCCATCTTGCTGGAGTTCATGTACACCTCCCGTCTCACACTAAAGGAGAGTCTCATCATGTCCATCATGAACACAGCCATCTATTTGCAGATGGACCACGTCGTGGACACTTGCCACAGATTTATCAAATCCAG CGACCCGTCGGCCAAGCTGCCCAGGGATGAGTTTTTGGTCAGTCCCCTGGTGTTGCCTCAGGACGTCCATGCATACCGGCCCCACGACGTCGTTGACAGTTTGCACAGCCGCCTGGCTCCGTTCAGGGACGGGAGGCCCTACGGCACAAACATGTTCGGCGGCGTCAGCACTCCTAGTAACTACCACCTCTACGGGCAGTTTCCCATGCCGGGGTTTCCGTTCCCGCTCTGCAAGCTGACTGATACCAAAAATGCTTTTAGTGACCTCTCAAAGAGCGCCATCCACCACAAACACTGTCCCCCACACGACGGCGCCAACGGCATCAGGGCAGACTACGTCAGGGCACTTAGCACCGGCTCTTCTGGCATTATTCACTCCACCACCTTCGCTTCCAGGGAGATGGGGAGAGACGACGAGATGAGGAAGGAGGGCCACGAGGGCCAGCCCATCGGCCTCAGCTCAAGGAAGCGTGCGTTCCCTGTGCTGACCCTTGAGCACCAGAAAGACTCGAGCAAAGAGCACGCTTCGCCGGCAGATGATGACCTCATCCATCAGCACTATCCTTTGGGAATCTCTTCCGTCGGGCGCAAGAGTCTCATGAGTAGCCCCCAGAGCCCCCTCAAATCAGACTGCCAGCCCAACTCA CCGACAGAGTCCAGCAGTAGCAAGAACGCCAGCCTCTCCCACGTCGGTGGGGGGCAGGCAACACAGGGTACGCCGGACCCCAAGGCTCGCAACTGGAAGAAGTACAAGTTTATCGTGCTGAACCAGAGCGCGAAAGAGGACGAGGCGGGGCTGAGGGATCCCGGTCTCCGCTCCCCTCAGCGCCTCGGCATGCAGCCCTACCTTCACCCTGGCGACTCTGACAGCCTCGACGCTCAGACCACAAGTAAGAGCAGCGATCACAGCGAGGACCTACCTGTGCCGCAGGCCAGCCGACTCAACAACATCATTAACAG TGCACTCGAGGGGTCCCTAAGGAACGGTGACGGCCACCCTCCCCACTACCTGAACCGCCTCGGCTGCTCTACCTGCGGCTCCCAGTCCCCCCAGCACTCCACCGTCTGTCCCAACAACCCCAGGTCCCGCCTCTCCGAAGACATGGCCGAGCTCCACTCCGAGTATTCCGACTCCAGCTGTG AAAACGGTACCTTCTTCTGCAACGAATGCGACTCCAAGTTTGCCGACGACGAGTCTCTGAAACAACACATGCTTCAAGTCCACAGCGACAAGCCATACAAGTGTGACCGCTGCCAGGCAGCTTTCCGGTACAAGGGCAACCTCGCAAGCCACAAGACCGTCCACACAG GAGAGAAGCCTTACCGCTGTAATATCTGCGGTGCCCAGTTTAACAGACCAGCTAACCTCAAGACTCACACTCGCATCCACTCAGGAGAGAAGCCATACAAATGTGAGACGTGTGGCGCTCGTTTCGTACAG GTTGCTCATCTACGTGCCCACGTATTGATCCACACCGGGGAGAAGCCATACCCATGTGAGATCTGCGGGACACGCTTCCGTCACCTGCAGACGCTGAAGAGCCACCTGCGCATCCACACGGGGGAGAAGCCCTACCAT TGTGAAAAATGCAACTTGCACTTCCGCCACAAGAGTCAGCTGCGGCTGCACCTCCGACAGAAGCACGGCGCCATCACTAACACCAAGATCCAGTACCGCATGTCCACAGCAGAAATGCCCACTGACCTGACGAAGGCATGTTAA
- the smx5 gene encoding smx5, whose translation MLFYSFFKSLVGKDVVVELKNDLSICGTLHSVDQYLNIKLTDISVTDPEKYPHMLSVKNCFIRGSVVRYVQLPADEVDTQLLQDAARKEAMQQKQ comes from the exons ATG CTTTTCTACTCGTTTTTCAAGTCGCTGGTGGGGAAGGACGTGGTGGTGGAGCTCAAAAACGACCTGAG CATCTGTGGAACGCTTCACTCTGTCGACCAG taCCTGAACATCAAGTTGACAGACATCAGTGTCACAGATCCAGAGAAATATCCACATATG CTGTCGGTGAAAAACTGCTTCATCCGCGGATCCGTGGTGCGATATGTTCAGCTGCCGGCAGACGAAGTGGACACGCAACTGCTTCAAGATGCCGCGCGAAAAGAAGCCATGCAGCAGAAGCAGTGA